GGCCCGGTCGTCGACGTCGAGTTCGCCGCGGACGCGATGCCCGACATGTACAACGCGCTCGAGGTGGACATCACCCTGGGCGACAACACCCAGACGATCACCCTCGAGGTCGCGCTGCACGTCGGCGACAACATCGTCCGGGCGATCTCGATGAAGCCCACCGACGGCCTGGTCCGCGGTACCGAGGTGCGCGACACCGGTGCGGCGATCTCCGTCCCGGTCGGCGACGTCACCAAGGGCCGGGTCTGGTCCGTGACCGGCAAGTGCCTGAACCAGGACGAGTCCGAGTTCGAGATCACCGAGCGCTGGCCGATCCACCGCAAGGCGCCGGCCTTCGACCAACTCGAGTCCAAGACCCAGATGCTGGAGACCGGCATCAAGGTGCTGGACCTGCTCACGCCGTACGTGCAGGGTGGAAAGATCGGCCTGTTCGGCGGTGCGGGTGTCGGCAAGACCGTGATGATCCAGGAGATGATCTACCGGATCGCGCACAACTTCGGTGGTACTTCGGTGTTCGCCGGCGTGGGTGAGCGCACCCGTGAGGGCAACGACCTGATCCACGAGATGGAAGAGGCCGGCGTCTTCAAGGACACCGCGCTGGTGTTCGGTCAGATGGACGAGCCGCCGGGCACCCGGCTGCGGGTGGCGCTGTCCGCGCTGACGATGGCGGAGTACTTCCGCGACGTCGCCGGCCAGGACGTGCTGCTGTTCATCGACAACATCTTCCGGTTCACCCAGGCCGGTTCCGAGGTCTCCACGCTGCTCGGCCGGATGCCGTCCGCGGTGGGTTACCAGCCGAACCTGGCCGACGAGATGGGCGTTCTGCAGGAGCGGATCACGTCGACCCGCGGTCACTCGATCACCTCGATGCAGGCGATCTACGTGCCGGCCGACGACTACACCGACCCGGCCCCGGCGACCACGTTCGCCCACCTGGACGCGACCACCGAGCTCTCCCGTGACATCGCGTCGCGTGGTCTGTACCCGGCCGTCGACCCGCTGACCTCCACGTCGCGGATCCTCGACCCGCAGTACATCGGCCAGGAGCACTACGACGTGGCCGTCCGGGTGAAGCAGATCCTGCAGAAGAACAAGGAACTGCAGGACATCATCGCCATCCTCGGTGTCGACGAGCTGTCCGAGGAGGACAAGATCGTCGTCGCCCGGGCGCGCCGGATCGAGCAGTTCCTGTCGCAGAACACCTACATGGCGGAGAAGTTCACCAACATCCCGGGTTCCACCGTGCCGCTGAAGGACACCATCGAGTCCTTCAAGAAGATCACCGAGGGCGAGTGCGACCACATCGCCGAGCAGGCGTTCTTCAACACCGGCTCGCTCGAGGACGTCGAGCGCAAGTGGGCCGAGCTGCAGAAGGAAAACTGAGATGGCCGATGATTCCGCGAAGCACCTCGAGGTAGCCCTCGTCGCGGCCGAGCGGACCGTGTGGGAGGGGCAGGCGAAGATCGTCATCGCCCGCACCACCGACGGCGATGTCGGCATCCTGCCGGGGCACGCGCCGTTGCTGGGTCTCCTGCAGGGTGGCACCGTCCAGGTGCGGACCGTCGACGACGAGTACTTCGTCGCGGCCGCGCCGGACGGCTTCATCTCGGTGGCGAACGACCGGGTCTCGATCCTGGCCGAGAACGCCGAGATGGGTCACGACATCGACCTGGAAGAGGCCAAGCTCGCGCTCGAGCGGGCGCAGGCCGCGGGCACGGACTCCGAGGACGAGCAGGAGCACGTCCGGCTCGCCGAGGCCAGGGTGAGGGCCGCCGAGAAGGCGTCCTGAACCGACCTGCCATAATTGAATATCGTCACAGTCAGTAGGGTTCGGGGTAGGTGCCGCCAGGTCGTCGGCATCAGGAATGAGGTCGGCACTTATGAGCACAGTCCTCGATGTGGTCGGGGTCTGTCTGCTTGCCGCCCTACTGCTGATCGTTGCTTTCGCGTGCCGTCGTCGCTGGTTGTCCAGGGACGGCGGCACGTTCGATGCCAGCCTCCAACTCGCGGAGAAGGAGCACGGCCGCGGCTGGGCCCTCGGCCTTGCCCGGTACGTCGGTGACGACCTCCAGTGGTTCCGGGTCTTCAGCCTGGCCTGGTGGCCGAAGCTCACGGTGAACCGCCGCCAGCTGCAAGGCGTCACGACCCGGCGCCCGATGGGCAACGAGCCACTCGTCACCTATGCCGGCCACGTCATCGTCGACGCCGAACTCCGCGACCGCACGGTCCATTTCGCGATGAC
The window above is part of the Kribbella voronezhensis genome. Proteins encoded here:
- the atpD gene encoding F0F1 ATP synthase subunit beta, whose protein sequence is MTATVTEKNNEAVAPGVGRVARVIGPVVDVEFAADAMPDMYNALEVDITLGDNTQTITLEVALHVGDNIVRAISMKPTDGLVRGTEVRDTGAAISVPVGDVTKGRVWSVTGKCLNQDESEFEITERWPIHRKAPAFDQLESKTQMLETGIKVLDLLTPYVQGGKIGLFGGAGVGKTVMIQEMIYRIAHNFGGTSVFAGVGERTREGNDLIHEMEEAGVFKDTALVFGQMDEPPGTRLRVALSALTMAEYFRDVAGQDVLLFIDNIFRFTQAGSEVSTLLGRMPSAVGYQPNLADEMGVLQERITSTRGHSITSMQAIYVPADDYTDPAPATTFAHLDATTELSRDIASRGLYPAVDPLTSTSRILDPQYIGQEHYDVAVRVKQILQKNKELQDIIAILGVDELSEEDKIVVARARRIEQFLSQNTYMAEKFTNIPGSTVPLKDTIESFKKITEGECDHIAEQAFFNTGSLEDVERKWAELQKEN
- a CDS encoding F0F1 ATP synthase subunit epsilon, whose protein sequence is MADDSAKHLEVALVAAERTVWEGQAKIVIARTTDGDVGILPGHAPLLGLLQGGTVQVRTVDDEYFVAAAPDGFISVANDRVSILAENAEMGHDIDLEEAKLALERAQAAGTDSEDEQEHVRLAEARVRAAEKAS
- a CDS encoding DUF2550 domain-containing protein, producing MSTVLDVVGVCLLAALLLIVAFACRRRWLSRDGGTFDASLQLAEKEHGRGWALGLARYVGDDLQWFRVFSLAWWPKLTVNRRQLQGVTTRRPMGNEPLVTYAGHVIVDAELRDRTVHFAMTEEALTGVLAWMESAPPSTQTYL